A part of Miscanthus floridulus cultivar M001 chromosome 6, ASM1932011v1, whole genome shotgun sequence genomic DNA contains:
- the LOC136459775 gene encoding uncharacterized protein codes for MDSPPPPPIRREAWEGCSVLLDINDGDRLAFFRLTPGATVKIGNKTCSLQPLVGRPFGSLFRLGADGLVPCAAADATSRDHNTRDGADGQTQDETRDNRSLVDNNTAQNLSSDDIEAMKRDGATGDEIVEALIANSSTFGKKTVFSQEKYKLKKQKKYAPKVLLRRPSARSICETYFKKSPARIGFMRVDTLSLLLSMANIGAYSDVLVVDMVGGLVVGAVAERLGGTGYVCSTYLGSAPCSIDIIRMYNLSSDMVSRIVQAPLSDLCSMHSSGNTPSLLNGGAEGEMVEPAVVPDEDAQASLAQQVDTAVSDEKAQLSTDQPTDMEVSEPSLDEHPVQDENSSLDGKGSDGNLDASKSSKAGKAPSPEKMKYWKEHGFSSLIVCAPGHEVERLVADLLPLLSYSAPFAIYHQYLDPLAKCMHSLQVSKMAIGLQLSEPWLREYQVLPSRTHPHMQMNAFGGYILSGIRIHSTDCMIANK; via the exons ATggactcgccgccgccgccgccgattcgcCGGGAGGCGTGGGAGGGCTGCAGCGTCCTCCTCGATATCAATGACGGCGACCGCCTAGCCTTCTTCCGCCTCACCCCCGGAGC GACGGTGAAGATTGGGAACAAGACCTGCTCGCTGCAGCCGCTCGTGGGGCGCCCCTTTGGCTCCCTCTTCCGCCTCGGCGCCGACGGACTCGTCCCCTGCGCCGCCGCGGACGCCACATCTCGTG ATCATAACACGCGAGATGGTGCCGATGGCCAAACGCAGGATGAAACCAGAGACAATAGGTCTCTGGTTGATAATAATACGGCTCAAAATTTATCTAGCGATGACATAGAGGCAATGAAGAG GGATGGTGCAACTGGTGATGAGATTGTGGAAGCTTTAATAGCAAATAGCTCAACATTTGGAAAGAAAACTGTCTTCTCACAG GAGAAGTACAAGTTAAAgaaacaaaagaaatatgcacctAAAGTTCTTTTGCGACGCCCTTCTGCTCGAAG CATTTGTGAGACATACTTCAAGAAAAGTCCAGCTCGTATAGG GTTTATGCGAGTtgacacactctctctcttgttGTCTATGGCAAACATTGGTGCGTATTCAGATGTGCTTGTTGTTGATATGGTTGGAGGTTTAGTTGTTGGAGCTGTTGCTGAACGCTTAGGAG GTACAGGTTATGTTTGCAGCACATATCTTGGTTCagcaccctgctccatcgacatTATAAGAATGTACAATTTGAGCAGTGATATGGTCAGCAG GATTGTTCAGGCGCCACTTAGTGACCTATGTTCAATGCATAGTTCTGGGAACACCCCTTCTCTTCTCAATGGTGGCGCTGAAGGGGAAATGGTAGAGCCTGCTGTAGTACCAGATGAGGATGCCCAGGCGTCTTTGGCACAGCAAGTTGACACAGCAGTGTCAGATGAGAAGGCACAGTTATCAACAGATCAGCCAACTGATATGGAGGTCTCAGAGCCTTCTTTGGATGAGCATCCTGTTCAAGATGAAAACTCTTCATTAG ATGGCAAAGGCAGTGATGGTAATTTAGATGCTTCAAAATCTTCTAAAGCTGGAAAAGCACCATCACCAGAGAAGATGAAATATTGGAAAGAACATGGCTTTAGTAG TTTGATTGTTTGTGCCCCTGGCCACGAAGTCGAGCGTCTTGTCGCTGATCTGCTTCCACTTTTGTCTTATTCAGCTCCATTTGCTATATATCATCAGTATCTTGAT CCTCTTGCAAAGTGCATGCACAGCTTACAAGTATCAAAGATGGCTATTGGATTGCAGCTTTCTGAACCCTGGCTACGTGAATACCAG GTCCTTCCATCGCGCACCCATCCACACATGCAAATGAATGCATTTGGCGGTTATATCTTGAGCGGCATAAGGATACACAGTACAGATTGTATGATAGCAAACAAGTGA